In Misgurnus anguillicaudatus chromosome 5, ASM2758022v2, whole genome shotgun sequence, a genomic segment contains:
- the qng1 gene encoding queuosine 5'-phosphate N-glycosylase/hydrolase, producing MEEPLPPRESGQFVSERSRDVFVNEDGAKRLAQTIYELRQSEDFTVGFWKKNNPLAPPPDSDEAINWVFVTDTMNFSFWPDKEEEQCEVNCRGSTYRGYMSLCAAITRAMDEGVPITSPSYFSQITEAELAHVLRSDSATPMPMLKERHRVLTEAGQVLIDHGGSFRKFISRCENDAEKMVKYVVQHIPSYRDEAIYEGKRISFYKRAQILVADFWGIMEARGEGNIPNLDYLTMFADYRVPQALVYLGALCYSDELMKALKSGELLSSGERREVEIRGCSIWCVERIREHLWNLVEQRDGKSSHINSALIDFYLWPYAKKHHKEMAHIPIHHTRCIYY from the exons ATGGAAGAGCCACTGCCCCCTCGAGAGTCCGGTCAGTTTGTATCCGAGCGAAGTCGTGACGTGTTCGTGAATGAAGATGGAGCTAAACGCTTGGCACAGACGATCTACGAGCTCCGGCAGAGTGAAGACTTCACAGTCGGCTTCTGGAAGAAGAACAACCCACTGGCACCTCCACCAGATTCGGATGAGGCCATCAACTGGGTGTTCGTAACCGACACAATGAACTTTTCCTTCTGGCCTGAtaaagaagaagaacaatgtgAGGTCAACTGCCGGGGAAGCACCTATAGAGGTTACATGTCTCTCTGTGCTGCTATCACCCGGGCTATGGATGAAG GAGTGCCCATCACAAGCCCCTCCTACTTTTCACAAATCACTGAGGCTGAATTAGCGCACGTTCTGCGTTCAGACAGCGCTACCCCTATGCCCATGCTGAAGGAGCGTCACCGGGTGCTAACAGAGGCCGGACAAGTGCTCATCGATCATGGTGGTTCCTTTCGGAAATTCATTAGTCGCTGCGAAAACGATGCTGAGAAGATGGTGAAGTATGTTGTGCAACACATTCCCTCATACAGAGACGAGGCCATCTATGAG GGTAAGCGGATCTCATTTTACAAGAGGGCTCAGATCCTTGTGGCGGATTTCTGGGGCATCATGGAGGCCCGAGGGGAGGGCAACATTCCTAACCTTGACTACCTTACCATGTTTGCTGACTACAGAGTACCACAAGCACTTGTCTATCTTGGAGCTCTATGCTACTCGGATGAGCTTATGAAGGCATTGAAAAGTG GCGAATTGTTGAGCTCAGGGGAAAGGCGAGAGGTGGAGATCAGGGGTTGCTCTATCTGGTGTGTGGAGAGAATCCGGGAACATCTGTGGAATCTTGTGGAACAGAGAGATGGGAAGAGCTCTCACATCAACTCGGCTCTTATTGACTTTTACCTGTGGCCGTATGCTAAAAAACACCATAAAGAAATGGCACACATACCAATACATCACACACGATGCATCTACTATTGA